The following proteins are co-located in the Candidatus Competibacteraceae bacterium genome:
- a CDS encoding alpha-1,4-glucan--maltose-1-phosphate maltosyltransferase — translation MQDSDSQALEVDGRKRAIIEGVSPEVDAGRFPIKRVVGETVVVEADVFTDGHDSLSCVLQYRRQGEAEWREVLMLPLVNDRWRGEFQVLDVGLYEYTLCAWVDAFKSWRHDLPRWEQAEDIALSLRVGAELTEKASRRASGADAQWLAKRAAALAGDQDLDYRRQLGLDEELARLMHHHADRQLAIQYEKTLGLMAEDERARFSTWYELFPRSCGSAPGKHGTFRDCEAWLPRLAAMGFDVLYFPPIHPIGRINRKGKNNTLTPGPDDVGSPWAIGAEEGGHKDILPALGTLGDFHHLVRKAREHGIEIALDIALQCAPDHPYVKQHPDWFRWRPDGTVQYAENPPKKYQDIYPFNFETSDWKALWEEIKSIFEFWAEQGVRIFRVDNPHTKPFPMWEWLVAEIKKTTPNAIFLAEAFTRPKVMHRLAKLGYTHSYTYYAWRNTKWELIEYLTELTQGPGREYFRPNFWPNTPDILTAALQYGGRPAFMSRLVLAATMTANYGIYGPAFEMMEHLAVKPGSEEYLDSEKYQIRHRGFQELDGPNSLRDFIALVNRIRKRNPALQADWNLRFHEVDNEQIICYSKTTDNYANTVLVLVNLDPNYTQAGWTGLDLAGLGVDPDQPFQVHDLLTGAHYIWNGPRNYVELNPHRMPAHVFRIRSSLQTEQDFDTFSG, via the coding sequence ATGCAGGATTCCGACTCGCAAGCGCTGGAGGTTGATGGCCGCAAGCGAGCGATCATCGAAGGAGTGAGCCCGGAAGTCGACGCGGGCCGGTTTCCCATCAAGCGAGTGGTGGGCGAGACCGTGGTGGTGGAGGCCGATGTTTTCACCGACGGTCACGATTCGCTATCTTGCGTGTTGCAATACCGCCGGCAGGGCGAGGCCGAGTGGCGGGAAGTGCTGATGCTCCCTCTGGTCAACGACCGCTGGCGCGGTGAATTCCAGGTGCTGGACGTGGGACTTTACGAGTACACCCTCTGTGCCTGGGTGGACGCCTTCAAGTCCTGGCGGCACGATTTGCCCCGCTGGGAACAGGCCGAGGATATCGCGCTTTCCCTGCGGGTCGGCGCGGAACTGACCGAGAAGGCCAGTCGGCGCGCGAGCGGCGCGGACGCTCAGTGGCTGGCCAAACGCGCCGCGGCGTTGGCCGGCGATCAGGATCTGGACTATCGCCGCCAGTTGGGTTTGGACGAGGAACTGGCCAGGCTGATGCATCACCATGCCGACCGCCAATTGGCGATCCAGTACGAAAAGACCCTGGGATTGATGGCTGAAGACGAACGTGCCCGCTTCAGCACCTGGTACGAGCTGTTCCCGCGCTCCTGCGGTTCCGCGCCCGGCAAGCACGGCACCTTCAGGGACTGCGAAGCCTGGCTGCCGCGGCTCGCCGCCATGGGTTTCGACGTGCTGTACTTCCCGCCGATCCACCCCATCGGCCGGATCAATCGCAAGGGCAAGAACAACACGCTCACGCCCGGACCGGACGACGTCGGCAGCCCTTGGGCCATCGGCGCCGAGGAGGGTGGCCACAAGGACATTTTGCCGGCGCTCGGCACGCTGGGAGATTTCCACCATCTGGTGCGCAAGGCCCGGGAGCACGGCATCGAGATCGCTCTGGACATCGCCTTGCAGTGCGCGCCGGACCATCCTTACGTCAAGCAGCATCCGGACTGGTTCCGCTGGCGACCGGACGGCACGGTGCAGTACGCCGAGAACCCACCGAAGAAGTATCAGGATATCTATCCGTTCAACTTCGAAACCAGCGACTGGAAGGCGCTGTGGGAAGAGATCAAGAGTATCTTTGAGTTCTGGGCCGAGCAGGGCGTGCGTATCTTCCGGGTGGACAACCCGCACACCAAACCCTTCCCGATGTGGGAGTGGCTGGTCGCCGAGATCAAGAAAACCACTCCCAACGCCATCTTCCTGGCGGAAGCCTTTACCCGACCCAAGGTGATGCACCGCCTGGCCAAATTGGGCTACACCCATTCCTACACCTACTACGCCTGGCGTAACACCAAATGGGAGCTGATCGAGTACCTGACCGAACTGACTCAGGGGCCGGGGCGCGAATATTTTCGGCCGAACTTCTGGCCCAACACGCCGGATATCCTGACCGCCGCCCTGCAGTACGGTGGCCGGCCGGCGTTCATGTCCCGGCTGGTGCTGGCGGCGACCATGACCGCCAACTACGGCATTTACGGCCCAGCCTTCGAAATGATGGAGCATCTCGCCGTCAAACCGGGTAGCGAGGAGTATCTGGATTCGGAGAAATACCAGATCCGTCATCGCGGCTTCCAGGAATTGGACGGGCCGAACAGCCTGCGCGACTTTATCGCCCTGGTGAACCGCATTCGCAAGCGCAATCCGGCGCTGCAAGCCGATTGGAACCTGCGGTTCCACGAGGTCGATAACGAACAGATCATTTGCTACAGCAAAACCACTGACAATTACGCCAACACCGTTCTGGTGTTGGTGAACCTGGACCCCAATTACACCCAAGCCGGCTGGACTGGCCTGGATCTGGCGGGGCTGGGCGTGGATCCGGACCAGCCGTTTCAGGTGCACGATCTGCTGACGGGCGCCCACTATATCTGGAACGGGCCGCGCAACTATGTCGAGTTGAATCCGCACCGGATGCCGGCCCATGTGTTCCGCATCCGCAGCAGCCTGCAGACGGAACAAGATTTCGATACATTCAGTGGTTGA
- the dapD gene encoding 2,3,4,5-tetrahydropyridine-2,6-dicarboxylate N-succinyltransferase, with the protein MNKIQRIIDDAFERRGEIDAATASADLREAVEEALGLLELGRARVAEPRNGTWMVNTWLKKAVLLSFRLNDSTIIRDGYTNYFDKVPPKYAEYGENDFLAAGVRVVPPATARRGSYIAPGVVLMPSYVNIGAYVDSGTMVDTWSTVGSCAQIGKNVHLSGGVGIGGVLEPLQASPTIIEDDCFIGARSEVVEGVIVERGSVVSMGVYIGQSTKIYNRLTGEISYGRIPAGSVVVSGALPAPDGSHSLYCAIIIKQVDEKTRGRVSLNELLRD; encoded by the coding sequence ATGAATAAGATACAGCGGATTATCGATGATGCTTTCGAACGCCGCGGCGAGATCGACGCCGCCACCGCGTCGGCCGATCTGCGCGAGGCGGTCGAGGAGGCGCTGGGGCTGCTGGAACTGGGCCGGGCTCGGGTCGCCGAACCGCGCAACGGTACCTGGATGGTTAACACCTGGTTAAAAAAGGCGGTGCTGCTCAGCTTCCGCCTGAACGACAGCACGATCATCCGTGACGGCTACACCAATTATTTCGACAAGGTCCCGCCCAAGTACGCCGAATACGGCGAAAACGATTTTCTGGCCGCCGGCGTGCGGGTGGTGCCGCCCGCCACCGCCCGCCGCGGCTCCTACATCGCGCCCGGCGTGGTGCTGATGCCGTCCTACGTCAACATCGGCGCCTACGTTGATTCGGGCACCATGGTGGACACTTGGTCCACGGTGGGTTCCTGCGCCCAAATCGGCAAAAACGTCCACCTGTCCGGCGGGGTCGGCATCGGCGGCGTACTGGAACCGCTGCAAGCCAGCCCGACCATCATCGAGGACGATTGCTTCATCGGCGCGCGCTCCGAAGTGGTCGAGGGTGTCATCGTCGAGCGTGGTTCGGTGGTTTCCATGGGGGTCTACATCGGCCAAAGCACCAAGATTTACAACCGGCTGACCGGCGAGATCAGCTACGGTCGGATACCGGCCGGATCGGTGGTGGTGTCCGGCGCCCTGCCCGCGCCCGACGGCAGCCACAGCCTGTACTGCGCGATCATCATCAAGCAGGTGGATGAGAAAACGCGTGGCCGGGTCAGCCTGAACGAATTGTTGCGCGACTGA
- a CDS encoding LysM peptidoglycan-binding domain-containing protein: MPTPYTVKSGDTLSVIASKHGMKWQDIYNHPANAAFRQKRPNPNLIYPGDVIIIPDGATGPVAPASVKIELDDNQVGKTGDTIPSNLGAVGKKHYVSPKVDNAMTVFAFWPFNQQSMSPFVTLKASDSTNFTANFEWEGATPIPGTPHKARISRLIAGHFPVKIKNKSTGHIVDELHVWIVWSEITASDATNSTGDKGAYFLVSMGYEFTHTIKPSTIITAADRPNLSGTNTSPAPPASGLNHKGDPLTGGVNKKWDSSRKIRKKTLNPNAVALPGDASFHGNYHNFPSMSDGDGRPGGAGAVSFSDWLVAGNDDAGVGDEDNDPYTAPHSRILWGIDTPTRFIGHTAGANGNTVEWRLHFLEFTRLEINGKWYLISNYFPWRVHYKLKKEGGKWKNNGSNKATDNVGF, from the coding sequence ATGCCTACTCCCTACACAGTTAAATCCGGCGATACTCTATCGGTAATTGCCAGCAAGCATGGAATGAAATGGCAGGATATCTATAATCATCCCGCCAATGCGGCTTTCCGTCAGAAAAGGCCCAATCCTAATTTGATCTATCCTGGCGATGTGATCATCATCCCAGATGGTGCGACAGGCCCTGTTGCGCCCGCATCCGTAAAGATTGAACTCGACGACAACCAGGTTGGGAAAACCGGTGACACGATCCCGAGCAATCTTGGTGCGGTCGGAAAAAAACACTATGTTTCTCCAAAGGTTGACAACGCCATGACCGTCTTTGCCTTCTGGCCTTTCAACCAGCAATCGATGTCGCCTTTTGTCACTCTCAAGGCCAGCGACAGCACCAACTTTACCGCAAACTTTGAATGGGAAGGCGCCACCCCCATTCCAGGAACTCCTCACAAAGCCAGGATATCACGACTGATAGCCGGACATTTTCCTGTCAAAATAAAAAACAAATCCACCGGGCATATCGTGGACGAACTGCATGTCTGGATCGTCTGGTCAGAAATCACAGCCAGTGACGCCACTAATAGTACCGGCGATAAAGGAGCTTATTTCCTGGTGAGTATGGGCTACGAGTTCACGCACACCATCAAACCGAGCACCATCATTACAGCCGCCGATCGTCCTAATTTGTCCGGGACCAACACGTCACCAGCGCCACCCGCGTCTGGATTGAATCACAAGGGAGATCCATTGACCGGGGGCGTCAACAAAAAATGGGACAGCTCTCGGAAAATCCGCAAAAAGACCCTCAACCCAAATGCGGTCGCATTGCCGGGCGATGCTTCCTTTCATGGCAATTATCACAACTTTCCCAGCATGAGCGACGGCGATGGCCGCCCGGGCGGAGCCGGAGCCGTCTCCTTCTCCGACTGGCTGGTCGCGGGTAACGACGACGCCGGCGTCGGCGACGAGGATAACGATCCCTACACCGCGCCGCACTCAAGGATATTATGGGGCATCGACACGCCTACTCGATTCATCGGGCATACGGCCGGCGCCAACGGCAATACCGTGGAATGGCGCTTACACTTTCTGGAATTCACGCGACTGGAAATTAATGGCAAATGGTACCTGATTTCCAATTATTTCCCTTGGCGTGTACATTACAAGTTAAAAAAGGAAGGCGGCAAATGGAAAAACAATGGTAGCAACAAAGCTACCGACAATGTTGGTTTTTAA
- the dapE gene encoding succinyl-diaminopimelate desuccinylase, producing MPSTLDLALNLIRRPSTTPEDAGCQELMIARLAALGFRVERLRCGQVDNFWARHGDDGPLFAFAGHTDVVPPGPLERWQSPPFAPEIREGWLYGRGAADMKSSLAAMVTACERFLADCPRPRGSIAFLVTSDEEGAAVDGTIKVVERLEARGEKIRWCLVGEPSSSAQLGDTIKNGRRGSLNGRLRLRGKQGHVAYPHLAQNPIHAIGPILGALADEVWDQGHECFPPTSLQMSNLHSGTGAVNVVPGDLELLFNFRFSPAVTVGQLEERTRLIIETGLFNEEIKTGQVFQYELDWNLSGSPFFTPPGELVTAAAAAIRAETGLEPELSTAGGTSDGRFIAPTGAQVIELGPSNATIHQIDERLPVTDLERLSRIYQAILRRLLA from the coding sequence ATGCCCTCCACCCTGGACCTTGCTCTCAACCTGATCCGCCGGCCCTCGACCACCCCCGAGGACGCCGGCTGCCAAGAACTCATGATCGCGCGGTTGGCGGCGCTCGGCTTCCGGGTGGAGCGGCTGCGCTGCGGCCAAGTGGATAACTTCTGGGCGCGGCATGGCGACGACGGGCCGCTGTTCGCCTTCGCCGGCCATACCGACGTGGTGCCGCCCGGCCCGCTGGAGCGCTGGCAATCGCCGCCGTTCGCCCCGGAAATCCGCGAGGGCTGGCTGTACGGGCGCGGCGCGGCCGACATGAAAAGCAGCCTGGCGGCAATGGTCACCGCCTGCGAGCGCTTCCTCGCTGACTGCCCGCGTCCACGCGGCTCCATCGCCTTCCTCGTCACCAGCGACGAAGAAGGCGCGGCGGTGGACGGCACAATCAAGGTGGTGGAGCGGCTGGAGGCGCGCGGCGAAAAAATCCGCTGGTGTCTGGTGGGCGAACCGTCCAGTTCGGCCCAACTGGGCGATACGATCAAAAACGGCCGGCGTGGCTCGCTGAACGGCCGACTACGACTGCGCGGGAAGCAGGGCCACGTCGCCTACCCCCACCTGGCCCAGAACCCGATCCACGCGATCGGGCCGATTCTCGGCGCGCTGGCGGATGAAGTCTGGGATCAGGGTCACGAGTGCTTCCCGCCGACTTCGTTGCAGATGTCCAACCTGCATTCCGGCACCGGCGCGGTCAACGTCGTGCCCGGCGATCTGGAACTGTTGTTCAACTTCCGCTTTTCACCGGCGGTCACGGTCGGGCAGCTTGAGGAACGCACCCGCCTGATCATCGAAACCGGCCTGTTCAACGAAGAAATCAAGACCGGCCAGGTGTTCCAGTACGAACTGGACTGGAACCTGTCGGGGTCGCCGTTCTTTACGCCGCCCGGCGAACTGGTGACCGCCGCCGCCGCCGCGATCCGCGCCGAAACCGGGCTGGAACCGGAACTGTCCACCGCCGGCGGTACCTCCGACGGGCGCTTCATCGCGCCCACCGGCGCGCAGGTGATCGAACTTGGGCCATCCAACGCCACCATCCACCAGATCGACGAACGCTTGCCCGTCACCGATCTGGAACGACTGAGCCGAATCTACCAAGCTATTCTGCGCCGGCTGCTGGCCTGA
- a CDS encoding trehalose-6-phosphate synthase gives MPTKTKYRLPNALRMGLLVAGLVGLLISALAWFQVERERTADLEEMDRRAYVLSHQMAYSVQAALQLPDREAAAALSSTLEGYPPLIGLAVYRPDGRLLAAGKAVREYAADLDKVVARTLKEQKDITESTLTDQGRVYILASAIRATDGQPQGVLVVVQDMAQVDERVINRRVRFGFWVGIVTLLLLTLVVVGAWLLYDRPLKRMTEWVRQLRGGDDNEPLLEPPAARLAHENDRLANSLRTARSTQRARARAVTQTDRGWTREQLQAHMADRLHGRRLLVLSNREPYLHELQDGKTQLRTPAGGLVTALDPVLRAGGGVWIAHGAGSADRMTADDQGRLAVPPDDPAYTLRRVWLSREEERGYYHGFANEGLWPLCHLAHERPVFRASNWEHYLRVNQRFAAAALEELGTDPAVVLVQDYHLALVPRLLKDARPDLAVGLFWHIPWPNPEAFRICPWRAELLHGLLGADLIGFHLQQYCNNFLDTADRMTEARMDWDRLTVESHDHVSRVRPFPIGVQPWSERQAPSGIHLAHQIDELRDRYSLDNIRVAVGIDRIDYTKGLPERFRAVARFLERYPRYRGQFTLVQLSTPSRGYLRRYRDHLNELESLVDTINWRFQTAAWKPIRFLVGDQNPATIHAFMRLAEINIVSSLHDGMNLVAKEFVAARSDLDGILILSEFAGAARELSDALIFNPYDVDQFADTIQRALEMPSDERRERMTRMRRHVEEHNIYRWAADFLETLTTDPAPAPSTQETA, from the coding sequence ATGCCCACGAAAACCAAATATCGCCTGCCCAACGCGCTGCGGATGGGCCTGCTGGTCGCCGGGCTGGTGGGCCTGCTGATCAGCGCCCTGGCCTGGTTTCAGGTCGAGCGGGAGCGCACCGCCGACCTGGAAGAAATGGACCGGCGCGCCTACGTGCTGTCCCATCAAATGGCCTATTCGGTCCAGGCCGCGCTGCAACTGCCGGATCGCGAAGCGGCGGCGGCGCTGAGTTCCACCCTGGAAGGTTATCCGCCGCTGATCGGATTGGCGGTCTATCGACCGGATGGCCGCCTGCTCGCCGCCGGCAAGGCGGTGCGGGAATACGCCGCCGATCTCGATAAAGTCGTTGCCCGGACACTCAAGGAACAGAAAGACATCACTGAGTCCACCCTCACCGATCAGGGCCGTGTCTATATCCTCGCCTCGGCGATTCGGGCGACGGACGGTCAACCGCAAGGTGTGCTGGTGGTGGTTCAGGATATGGCGCAGGTGGATGAGCGCGTCATCAATCGGCGGGTTCGATTCGGATTCTGGGTAGGTATCGTCACCCTGCTGCTGCTGACCTTGGTGGTCGTGGGCGCCTGGTTGCTGTACGACCGCCCACTCAAGCGGATGACGGAATGGGTGCGGCAGCTGCGCGGCGGCGACGACAACGAACCGCTGCTTGAACCGCCGGCCGCGCGGCTGGCCCACGAAAACGACCGGTTGGCCAACTCGTTGCGGACCGCGCGCTCGACGCAACGGGCGCGGGCGCGGGCGGTGACGCAAACCGATCGCGGCTGGACTCGCGAGCAGCTGCAAGCCCATATGGCCGATCGCCTGCACGGCCGCCGTCTGCTGGTGCTCAGCAACCGCGAACCCTACCTGCACGAGTTGCAGGATGGCAAAACCCAGCTCCGCACCCCCGCCGGCGGGCTGGTCACCGCCCTTGATCCGGTGCTGCGGGCCGGCGGTGGCGTATGGATCGCCCACGGCGCCGGCAGCGCCGACCGCATGACCGCCGACGATCAAGGGCGGCTGGCGGTACCGCCGGACGATCCCGCCTATACCCTGCGGCGGGTATGGCTGAGCCGGGAAGAGGAACGCGGTTATTACCACGGCTTCGCCAACGAAGGGCTGTGGCCACTCTGCCATCTGGCGCACGAACGGCCGGTATTCCGGGCCAGTAATTGGGAACACTATCTGCGCGTCAACCAGCGTTTCGCCGCCGCCGCCCTGGAAGAGCTCGGTACCGATCCCGCGGTGGTGCTGGTGCAGGATTACCACTTGGCGCTGGTGCCACGCCTGCTGAAGGACGCCCGCCCGGATTTGGCGGTCGGTCTGTTCTGGCACATCCCCTGGCCCAACCCGGAAGCATTCCGCATCTGTCCGTGGCGAGCCGAACTGCTGCACGGCCTGCTCGGCGCGGATCTGATCGGTTTCCACCTTCAGCAATATTGCAACAATTTCCTCGATACCGCCGATCGGATGACCGAGGCCCGGATGGACTGGGACCGGTTGACCGTGGAGTCGCACGATCACGTTTCGCGGGTCCGACCGTTTCCCATCGGGGTCCAACCCTGGAGCGAGCGCCAGGCGCCCAGCGGCATTCATTTGGCCCATCAAATCGACGAACTACGCGACCGCTACTCGCTGGACAATATACGGGTTGCGGTTGGGATCGACCGAATCGACTATACCAAGGGACTGCCGGAGCGGTTCCGCGCCGTCGCGCGTTTTCTGGAGCGCTACCCCCGCTACCGGGGCCAGTTCACCCTGGTACAGTTGAGCACCCCCAGCCGCGGCTATCTCCGTCGCTACCGGGACCACCTCAACGAGCTGGAATCGCTGGTCGACACCATCAACTGGCGCTTCCAGACCGCTGCCTGGAAACCGATCCGCTTTCTGGTCGGCGACCAAAACCCGGCAACCATCCACGCCTTCATGCGGCTGGCCGAAATCAACATCGTCAGCTCGCTGCACGACGGCATGAACCTGGTGGCCAAGGAATTCGTGGCGGCCCGCTCCGATCTGGACGGGATATTGATCCTCTCGGAATTCGCCGGCGCGGCCCGCGAGTTGAGCGACGCGCTGATCTTCAACCCCTACGACGTCGATCAGTTCGCCGACACGATCCAGCGGGCCTTGGAGATGCCCTCGGACGAACGGCGGGAACGCATGACGCGAATGCGGCGGCATGTGGAGGAACACAATATCTATCGTTGGGCCGCCGATTTCCTGGAAACCCTGACCACCGACCCGGCTCCTGCGCCATCCACTCAGGAAACCGCTTGA
- the otsB gene encoding trehalose-phosphatase produces the protein MLSTSQDILEKLRAAHHRGQRLVLIFDYDGTLTPLVAHPRLAALDPALREALTRLAAIPRVTVGMVSGRGLDDLIGMVGLAGLSYGGSTGLELELGGKRLIPAEALASRPLLDALSAAIKAQLATYPGAWVEQKPFGFTVHYRQLAPERVEALCTETTALLTPHAAALHVLDGPLAIEVLPAIEHDKGTALRTLVAQGGAEPALVLYAGDAANDVPALAAAHALGGIALGIGPEPPAEAVERLPDPAALTALLASLAETLTETIAVS, from the coding sequence ATGCTCTCCACCAGCCAGGACATTCTGGAAAAGCTGCGCGCCGCCCACCACCGGGGCCAGCGCCTGGTCCTGATTTTCGATTACGACGGCACACTGACCCCGCTGGTCGCGCATCCCCGCCTGGCGGCGCTGGACCCCGCGCTGCGCGAGGCCCTGACCCGGCTGGCGGCGATTCCCCGAGTGACGGTCGGGATGGTCAGCGGTCGAGGGCTCGACGACCTCATTGGCATGGTCGGTCTGGCCGGACTGAGTTACGGCGGTTCCACCGGACTGGAACTGGAACTGGGTGGAAAGCGCCTGATTCCCGCCGAGGCGCTGGCCAGCCGGCCTCTGCTCGATGCCCTGAGTGCCGCCATCAAGGCCCAATTGGCCACCTATCCCGGCGCCTGGGTGGAACAGAAACCGTTCGGTTTTACCGTGCACTATCGGCAACTGGCACCGGAACGAGTCGAAGCGCTGTGCACCGAAACCACGGCTTTGCTGACGCCACACGCCGCCGCCCTGCACGTACTGGACGGACCGCTGGCCATCGAAGTGCTACCGGCCATCGAACACGACAAGGGCACGGCATTACGGACCCTCGTCGCCCAAGGCGGCGCGGAACCGGCGCTGGTGTTGTATGCCGGCGACGCCGCCAACGACGTGCCGGCGCTGGCGGCGGCGCACGCCTTGGGCGGCATCGCCCTGGGCATCGGCCCGGAACCGCCGGCCGAGGCGGTCGAGCGCCTGCCCGATCCGGCTGCCCTGACAGCCCTGCTGGCATCGCTGGCCGAGACCCTGACCGAAACCATCGCCGTTTCCTGA
- a CDS encoding TSUP family transporter, producing MEPATILLLGIIALLAGFIDAIAGGGGMLVMPALLSIGMPPHLVVGTNKLVGTFGTFSASLTFIRKGLFQPVLWWAMSFGTCVGALLGAVLIYLLSAGTLKTLLPLAILLASGYLIWPRRTPPVQTPQAAAPVTPASRRGVKLLAGGLIGFYDGFIGPGTGAFWMVAAMKLFHLDLVAAAGVARFMNFVSNLTALLTFVILGNIDYSVGLTMGVTLMLGAFIGAHSAIRYGAPFIRPVFLLVVALMAGRLLLAG from the coding sequence ATGGAACCCGCCACCATCCTGCTGCTGGGTATCATTGCCCTGCTGGCGGGTTTCATCGACGCCATCGCCGGCGGCGGCGGGATGCTGGTCATGCCCGCGCTGCTGAGCATCGGAATGCCACCGCATCTGGTGGTCGGTACCAACAAGCTGGTCGGCACCTTCGGCACCTTCAGCGCCTCGCTGACCTTCATCCGCAAGGGCCTGTTCCAACCGGTGTTGTGGTGGGCGATGAGTTTCGGCACCTGCGTCGGGGCACTGCTCGGCGCGGTGCTGATTTATCTGTTGAGCGCCGGTACGCTGAAGACGCTGCTGCCGCTGGCGATCCTGCTGGCGTCGGGCTATCTGATCTGGCCGCGCCGAACGCCGCCGGTCCAAACCCCCCAAGCGGCGGCGCCGGTAACGCCCGCGAGCCGGCGCGGGGTCAAGCTGCTGGCCGGCGGGTTGATCGGTTTTTACGATGGTTTCATCGGCCCCGGCACCGGCGCGTTCTGGATGGTGGCGGCGATGAAGCTGTTCCACCTGGATCTGGTGGCCGCCGCCGGAGTGGCGCGCTTCATGAATTTCGTCAGCAACCTCACCGCGCTGCTAACCTTCGTCATCCTGGGCAACATCGATTACAGCGTCGGCCTGACCATGGGCGTGACCCTGATGCTCGGGGCGTTCATCGGCGCCCACAGCGCCATCCGCTACGGCGCACCGTTCATCCGCCCGGTGTTCCTGCTGGTGGTGGCGCTGATGGCGGGACGCTTGCTGCTGGCGGGTTGA
- a CDS encoding response regulator transcription factor, with the protein MARTVLLVEDDRDIAALVKLHLQDIHCQAEIADCGQDALALYARDRYDLVILDLMLPDLDGLTVCQKLRAGGDYVPILMLTAKSSELDRVLGLELGADDYLVKPFSFPELLARVKALLRRAEALGKHGDAKSADERITRGELLIETDKRRVTLADRELSLTAREFDLLLYFARHPGRVFSRGQLLDQVWGYGHDGYEHTVNSHINRLRAKLEPNPAEPRYLLTVWGVGYKFAESC; encoded by the coding sequence ATGGCTCGCACGGTGCTGCTGGTCGAGGACGACCGCGATATCGCCGCGCTGGTCAAGCTGCACCTCCAGGATATCCACTGCCAGGCGGAGATCGCCGATTGCGGGCAGGATGCGCTGGCCCTGTACGCCCGCGACCGTTACGACCTGGTGATTCTGGATTTGATGCTGCCCGATCTGGACGGACTGACCGTTTGCCAAAAGCTGCGGGCCGGCGGCGACTACGTACCGATCCTGATGCTGACCGCCAAGTCCTCGGAACTCGACCGGGTGTTGGGGCTGGAACTGGGCGCGGACGATTATCTGGTCAAGCCGTTCAGCTTCCCGGAACTGCTGGCGCGGGTGAAAGCCCTGCTGCGCCGGGCCGAGGCCTTGGGCAAGCACGGCGATGCCAAGTCAGCCGACGAGCGCATCACCCGTGGCGAACTGCTGATCGAAACCGACAAGCGCCGAGTCACCCTCGCTGACCGGGAGTTGTCGCTCACCGCCCGGGAGTTCGACCTGCTGCTGTATTTCGCCCGCCATCCCGGCCGGGTGTTCAGTCGCGGCCAACTGCTCGATCAGGTCTGGGGCTACGGCCACGACGGCTACGAACACACGGTCAATTCGCACATCAACCGCCTGCGCGCCAAGCTGGAACCGAATCCGGCGGAACCCCGCTACCTCCTGACCGTCTGGGGTGTCGGCTACAAGTTCGCCGAATCATGCTGA